Genomic window (Lycium barbarum isolate Lr01 chromosome 2, ASM1917538v2, whole genome shotgun sequence):
agaagggcgtCAAGTGTGGCCCAACAAGTGATGGCCCGACCATCACGCCCAAAAAATTATGGGTTGGGCTCAAGATACTTAACAATGGACTAACTTTTAGCGCATCATACAGAACCCATTTCTAGAGTATTTTTATAAAagacactggtctttaatttttggccctcaaatttgaaatctctaattttgtccttcgcctaaaaatTCATGGATTTCATGTTCGAACTCCCGCTtagttaaatattaaaaaaaaatcagaaggcagatgtttgtagcaaaattaggcctattcgggcaaaggtTTGCCTTAACacaaacttttacccaaaattaggccttaaggcaaacctctaagttaggcctattcacgtagaggtttgccttaaggcctaattttgggtaaaagtttgtGTTAAGGCAAATCTCtacccgaataggcctaattttgctacaaacctCTGTGTTGCGaatattttttttactgagccgagattcgaacccagaacctcaaggTATTAGGGGAAGGACAGAAATTAAAGACtaacaatttgagggccaaaaattaaagaccagtaccTTTGATgcacaatcgtgcaaatgacgcCAAAAAATGGCTCAATTCTAACCCCTGGAATCCCCAAATCATTTTGCATGGGGACCGTTCcacgctctctctctctctctctctcttcactaAGTTGTCGAACCTGTTACTCATTCATTTTGTCTTCCGTTTTCTGAGCTTAATTTCTCAATTAGGTGAGGATATTTTTACCAAAATCGTAACAAGAGGTGAAGTAAATTAGAAAACTTATTACTCTTCTCCTTTATTTTCTGTGTCAAAGTTTCTTTTTTTATGTTGATTCATGTacataaaacaaaataaagactatacaaacaaacaaacaaaatttaaactttgtttaactgTGCTTTGTCTTTCTCTGTTGCTTTCCTCTCTGTGTTTCTGCTTCTCTGTAGGAGTTCTTATGAAATAAAGAATATTGTTTTATGATTTTGATAAAGAATTTTTATTGCTGCAGAGTgctgtttttcaaatttaaaaaaaaaaaaaacaattgaaacTGATTAATTTTAGAAGAAAGGAATCAGcataaaaaatcattttttttgcgcggagtgcccttcttttgggctggtctttatattttgcccctcatttatgtcttctttaaattttgcccttgccgcctgtttaatgaaagttttttgacaaaattacccttaccccattaaaattctttttatttcgtcatttgcccttttcttttctttttttgcttcttctttcctcctctgttttgtgtTTGTCTCATCTCTTCTAAAacttaggtacgaatttggatcttttgctcgtttcaatatttgtttttatgttaaattgttatttgttgaattgatatccttGTCTTcatcgttttttatatttaattgatctttttttatttaaaattatagtgttttgttatagtgtctgtatgattttttgaactttagtttcattccccatgtatatattttggttttttgaatgtcgtaatatgttttagttgattttgatatgcgttttggttttctctttgttgaatcgttgaagttttgcctgtgaacaactgttttatgttgttgctgctgtttttatttaataatctggtttttgtgaagaatgtgtttgtctgaggcaacatatgtcaggtccggcagagttcttggttttgaaactgaagttatgccagttccggcataaagttatgcttgttccggcataacttcatgaattaagttaatttatgtgtgcttagttttttggtgttgtcttgttaataattttgatttttatgcaatcttatgtgtttttggtgttgttttgtaaataatgtttttgttttgcttatgaaaatgaaagttgcctctaatggcatactttattcttttgtaaagtgaacttctgcctcctccgtcatacttttctagttcttaacacttgcgtaaatttttgttttgccatgaaaataaaagtttgtcactaacagcatactttgttcttttgtaacgtgaacttctgccccctccggcagacttgtctaattcttaacacttgtgtacttttttattttgcttatgaaaatgaaagttgcctctaacagcatactttgttcttttgtaaagtaaacttctgcctcatccggcatacttttctagttcttaacacttgtatacttgatgttttgcttatgaaaatgaaagttgcctctaacagcataatttgttcttttgtaaagtgaacttctgcctcctccggcagacttgtctaattcttaacacttgtgtacttttttattttgcttatgaaaatgaaagttgcctctaacagcatactttgttcttttgtaaagtaaacttctgcctcctccggcatacttttctagttcttaacacttgcgtaaatttttgttttgctcatgaaaataaaagttgcctctaacagcatactttgttcttttgtaaagtaaacttatGCCTCCTccagcatacttttctagttcttaacacttgtatacttgatgttttgcttatgaaaatgaaagtttgactctagccgcatactttgttcttttgcaaggtgaacttctgcctcctccggcatacttgttcagaactttgcctgattattttttgtcaactgaagttactataatttcaagtctaagtcattgagcattgtatactaatcaaatggaacgtataaactaatcaaaatcagaacaaagcaataaatttgatcaattctatgttgttgagtaaaattatgattcgcaatgttgaatctcaactgaaaatcagttgtttagttcatagaagatgatttgttgttattttcaaatattaacaaatctaaacttaataaaacatcaaattgagttgaattacgttcaattgaaatgctatatattatgtatttatcttttccgatgttgtagcagcaaaatcaatggagatttctctggtgaaatgttggaacgatggaacgattgaaaggtttgttgttggaatgatggataggtttaattggatgtttggggTTCGTTACAGACTTTCAGGTTTTTATATGTGATGGGTAGGGGTAGTAACTTCTTTTCTTAGTATTTTTTAGCttagaagggcaaatattaaagaccacgcattacgggggcaaaaattaaagaccaacgcatTTGAAGGGCATTCACGCGAATTGCCCATAAAAAATTGGGTCAAAGTTGAGGGGGTTATAGCCCAATCCATTTTTAGCCCATTTCGGCGGGCAATTTGCAAAATTATCCTTCGctggggtggtttttaatttttgtccttcactacGATCCTTTTGGTTCCAGATTCGAATCCCTTCTCagttaaaaattaaaagaaaattcgCAAGGCATCAGTTGGGATTCGCAGGGCATAAGTTGGACCCCCAAtttatgccttaagacataagttgggtttcaaactctgccctaaggtcaaaaaaaaaaaaattgctagaaTTTTGCAAACCTCTGTTTTAAGGTCTAATTTTGGATAAAAGTTTGTCTTAAGTCCCACTTCTGTCTTAAGGCAGAAGCTTATGCCTTGTGAATCTCAACTTCTGCCCTACGAATCTCAACTTAtggcttgcgatttttttttttttttttattgagcttgGGTTCGAACCCATGGCCTCTGGGAGTTAAGCGAatgacaaatattaaagaccaccaatttgagggacaaaacttaaagaccaccccaaaagaaggacaatctgcGAAAAAAAATGATTTCAACTCAAGTTACTTTGGGTCCATGTTAGCCCAACTCATTTATTATCACAGCTCATTTCGATTGGGTCAATTTCAGGCCAATCTACCCATTTGACAGTCCTAATTTCAGTGACTATAGCCAAACTAGTATTTTATCAAAGTGAAAATGACCTACTAATACTAGTTAAGATCctttattacaaaacataagaatacgtttccttatttacaaaatttATCAAcaaatttacaaaacataacgaatTTGAGCTTTCAAGATACCCACGATTTTGGGCTTAGTTTAAGAAAGAGAAAATCTGATTTGAGGCCCACGATTTTTGGAACCTGATTTCAGTTTCCTTCTTCATCAAAATTCCTTTTTAATTTCAAAAGTTTCTCTCTCTACACCACTGTTTCAAGGTGCAATTTCATTCAAATTTTTATCCTTCACTCAACTTCAATGACGAATTCATCTTCATCAACCCACGAAATTCCTATTGTTAAGGGTATCTCCCGTTTTCAGTTTAGTAAGAGTCAACTTTCAACAATGGTCTAGTTTATTTGTGTTATGGGTTTCATTTATTGTGCAAAAAAATGACTAAAAAAATTCTCTCTCAACTTCACCCatgatttcattcatttcttatttTGAGCTTTTTTGAATAAGTTGAAAATAGAAGaatcaagttaaaaaaaaacttcATTATCAGGCATTAAAGGAGATCGAAGCTCAAATTTGAAAAATTGATTTTCCGCAAATGAACTTCGTTTTGAGTGAGTAATATCTCAAAAGAACTGGAACGTCAAGGAGAGTTTGAATCTAAATTTTGGGGCTAGTTGGGTAAGATTTGAACTAGTTTTGACTGATTTTCAGTCCTAGTTCTTGTGTAGTAAATTGTGATAATTGTTTAGTTAATTTTAAATGTGCATGAAATATGTATGGATATtgtgtatatatcatatatacaggtCACCTAAAATCTTTAACAAGAAATTGTGCCTTATTTTTAAAGTTTTAACCTGAATGTATAATATTTTTATAACATGTGAATTTTTATAACATGTGAATTTGTATAATATCTGTCAAATATATATAAATTGTATGTATTGTGTATGAGTATAAGATGTCTGTCTATACACTTCCTCCCCCTTTCTGTCAAATGTATGAAAAttgtatgttatatgtatatatattatatgttacTGTGTATAATTTATGAATTACTCATCCACATGCATTGTTCTGTGTATAATATTGTTGATTGTAGGTATTTGAGAGCGATAACGATACCAATAGACCAAAATCTGATATttgattgttggttataatgatACTAGAATTAGGATATGGAGATTTACTTGTGACAAATTTTGAAGATTTGGATTATATAATCAAGAAGATAAAGGAGAAGAAGAGATTGCCAAGATCACTCAAAAAGCTGCTGAAGAAGACATGGATATTCAAGATCACATGTTTACGCCACAGCAATATACTACTTTCATTCAGATTCCATAACACTGTATTATAAGTGTATTCCTTATGTATTCAAATCAACTGTTTACTGGCTATATAATCAAGAAGATAAAGGAGAAGAAGAGATTGCCAAGATCACTCAAAAAGCTGCTGAAGAAGACATGGATATTCAAGATCACATATTTACGCCATAGCAATATACTACTTTCATTCAGATTCCATAACACTGTATTATAAGTGTATTCCTTATGTATTCAAATCAACTGTTTACTGGCGTAACAATACTGGTAAAAGAACTCAccaaatatattatatttatatgtaatatgtatataatgtgtataatATAAAGGTGGATTGAGGTAAATATTCTATCAAAGCTGTATTATaattgtatgaaaattgtatTTTAACTTTGTATGtcgttgtagttgtattaaagttgtatgaatattgtatgaaagttgtatacaatgttgttgcaGTTGTATTAACTTTCCAGAAATCAACATGATCATTATACAAAATTTAACATATTTCATACATAATTTATACAGATGCTGTACACGAAATTGTGAGCGAGATTCGAAACATGATTTTTCTAGaaacctaacatgaactttatacaaaaTTTATTCATCCATATAAATATTTCATACCGATtttatacaatttttatacacgaAATTTGATTTTTTCTAGAAAGCTAACATGAGCTTTATACAAAATTTATgcaatcatatacatatttcataccgattttacacaatttttatacatgaAATTTGTTTTTTCCCAGAAACCTAACATGAGGCtttatataaaatttataaaGTTATATACACATTTTATACCGACTTTATACAATTCTCATATCGATATAATATGTCGAGTTAAATattgtatcaaaatcatattcAAACTGTATTTCGTATTGAAACTATCCAAACCAGGAAAGAAACATTCAAACTGACAGAGATTTACATTTCAACATTGAATTTACACCATAAAgttcacaactacaacaacatattTGAGAATATAACGGTCTAATCTTAATATAGGAGGTCAAGATCCAATCACAACTTTTATCCAAACAACGGAACCAATCTTACGCTAACTTTCTCATTAGTAACTTGAAACTAAAAGATTGCCAAGACCTTATGCTTCTATGCTGGTTTGCAGGTTTGAATAGGAGAGTCACCCCTATTCAGGATAGGTGACATGAATTTTCATTTTCTTACATTTTAAGCGAGTTGGGCATCCTTTCTGTAGACATAAAAGTTTAGTAGAAAGCAGGAGAAGCATCAcgttccttttttaaaaaaatttatcaAGCATTTAGGATAAAAATATGAACTGCTTGAATATAGCACAATTAAAATAGAATTTTCATACAACATtattataatttcaaaaatataGTCTTCTAATATGAAAATTCAGCAAAATCAACTCTAATCTTCACCAAACACCCTCAAAATGAGATATAAGCTCCTAAAGATATTCTTAATTGTTTGCAACAATACCCAAGTAAAAAAAGTAATAGTTTTAGAAATCCCGAATTTCCAAACAAAGCTTCAATGAAACTCCTTAGTGAATTCcccgaagaagaagaagagagaaaagatGCAGTCTCTCTTGCAAGTTCTCCTCTCTTTTTTCTTATGAATCTCAACCATATTATCCTTTGTTCTCCGGCGACGACAACGACGATGAGACAACATCTTGATGAGATTGGatgcggaaaaaaaaaaaaaaaaaaaaaaaaaagggaaaatgggCAAGAAAATTTGGATTTTCTTAGTTGGGAATGGAGAAAAACATGGATGAATTGGCACTGCCACTGAATATGTGAACAGAACATGGAAAAGATAAGGAAAGAAAATCAGATACTTTGTGAAGGAGGAGAGAATCGGGGACGAATATCACGCTGATTGCGTGATTAGTGCAATCTTATTAGGGCTAAAAATCTGCCTTTTTAATTTTCTATGCcttgtatatgttttgtaagatTTCTACTGTTATGTTTTGAAAACTGAAAACTGTCGTTACGTTTCGTAATATTTGGTgcttattatgtatatatacgtttTTTTTGCCCTTTATCAAATGTACTCGAATTCATCACAACTCACAAGTAAGGATTAGAAAACATAGCTTATGATTACCATTGCATATACTTATCATATATCAGTTAAGTGAAAGATCGCAATTCGTGACTATCGTCAGTAATTTTATTACTTTAATATAAAGATCGAATATGAACATATctttttttcttatatataatagaGCTTGTTGAGTTCAAATTCCACCAAAGATCACTAATatgtttgattttttattattttttttccaaaaataaaaataaaaattgtttacGTGTTTATCCACACAGAAAAACATATACGACCTTAAATTATAATTACGCTTTTTCTCCCGCCTCAGCTTCGCGGATGAAAGGAGGGCGAGAGCGATTTCCTCCAACTCCTTACTTAATGCCGCAATGGAGTCCTCACCCCTTGCCTTTAGAAGAGATATTATAGTTTAGCATAGGCTTGGATAACATAGAATATTACTtcataatttccagaaaaatcaTGAGACAAGACCACTTTCCCCGTATGTACTAAATTTAATCAAATAGCAACATATGCTTCCAAATCTAATCCAAGATTTTCTCCGGATATAATAATCCTATTAATTAATATACTTATCCACTACAACATTGATCAACAACTACACACTCCCCTAGAGCAAGTCCTCCTAAAATTTAGTCAAATAAACGGACAGCTAAAAATGAAGTGAAGATTGAACTTATCCTACACCTTGCTGTATGGGATCACACCTTTTTTAAACAATCCTCATTGGAAATTGCCAAATAGAGTGTTTTCGAGGAAACACCAATGGCAGAAGCTGCAAATTTTACCACTTTCAGGGTGCTTTTTGTTAAACAGGGAACCTTTGTCTCCTTCACACTTTCTTCCTCACCGTTGTTGTCACCAAAATCTTTTCTCTCTCcaatacatttaaaaaaaaaaaaaaactgtacctGAATTTGATCATGAAATTCGAACGAAAAATTTATCACTAATCAACTTAAAAAGTTCAAATTTATCTCTTTtgtataataaaaaaaattagcgTGATAATTGAAGGATTAGCTAGGTTTTCGATTtcttggtgtatatatatatatatatagatagagtaTCATCATGATGGGGGCGAATCCAGGGCCACTGCAGGCGCGTCGTCCGTACGAGGATCACGCGCCGCTGATGGAGGAGGAGGATGATGAAGAGACTATGGGTGATGACGTAAGCATGACGGAGGTTTTGAATGGAGGAGTAGTGGAAGTATGTAGAAGTAGTGAGCTTACTCTTGCTTTTGAAGGAGAAGTTTATGTTTTTCCTGCAGTCACTCCAGATAAGGTACTACTCTACTTTCTATTTTTAGAACAgatgttttattgctttttttaatttttattttctatttttggaATTTTCTGTCAAGTCATAGATTCAGTGCTATTATTAATGCATCAATATTCGTggtaagtactccctccgtcccaaattaGCTATCATGTTTTGCTTCGCgaaagtcaatttgactaatcttcaAGCTACTTAAATaagatacaacaacaatatacccagtgtgATCCCAGGTGGGGTCCTGGGAGGGTAAAGCGTTCGCAAATCTTACCTCTGCCTTTGTAGGGCAGAggggttgtttccgatagactctcgactcaaagaaaggaaagaagagaaaagaaagtgAAAGGAACACAAAAGTACTTTGAAGCAGATACAAAAAGTATAGCAGTAATTAGATCAAACTCTATTTTACAATTGAAATTTAGATATGCAAAAACTATACAGAAAGTAGTACAAGTTGAAACTTTTATTATGTCAATTTgattaaaataaaaattataaaatGCTGGTCAAAGTTCACATAGTTCGACTCTCAACAAGCGAAGCATGACAACTAATTTGGAACGCGGATTAAAGAATGTTTTGGGACATAATTTTTATCTTTATCAtgtcttatttattatttttggaTGATTGTGGTGTCTGAATCTGACTAGCTTGCACATACCTCCGACTAACCCACGGAACAACCTACCACAGCCCGCGAGCACAACTTTTGCTTGTGGACTCACAAAGTATAGAGCAGATTGGTGGGGGTGGGCTCACTTGTTGTAGCTGGATTCAAACCTTGGATCTTGCATGCCTCAACCTCAGCCACCCCTTCAGGACATCTTTATAACTTGTTTTCTGTCAAGAACATTATTTGTCTTTAATCTCTACTTTAGTCTTGTAAAAAATTTTGGCACATGCAAAGCATCCAAAGAGAAGGGCTTCTTGATGAGGCATCTAAGTTAATTGTTACTTGGTCATTTTTCGCTCTTTCAGTTCTGATTCTCTGCCGCAAGAGTCTTTTTTGTTCGAACCGTCTCTTAAAAGCGGCTTGCTAGCGGAAGAAGTCATTTTTATCTTGTAAGCTGTAGGTTATTTTTCTTTAAGGTATTCAGATCATATTTCTGATGGAATTGTGTGATTCTCTAAGTTCTCCATCCTCCTTGTAGTCCATTGGCCCTTGCCAGTCCAATTAAGGAAATGGTGTCTAGGTAACTCTACACTACATCCTAGAATAAATTTGGATGTCCTTCTAGTGCACCCATTTACTCTATATTACTCCAAAAATATTCCTTGAGAATATAGTAGGGAGATTTCTGTGTCATTGCACCTTCTTTCCTGCTATATAAAGTTATAAACAGCTGCTTAACTGTGATACGCCTATACTCAGATTCTCAGATGCTGTAGAAAGAATCATAAATAGCCGAGAAATCTTGGGGTTTTATTTTTCATAAATGGTGCTTCTTATCGGGGAGGCATGTTTAGTGAAATATGACGGTGTCTCCATCTTACATGATATGGTGTTTTGCTTCAGTTGTCCATGTAAATGATGGTTCTTTTTCTGTATTTGGACAGAGCTGATACTGTTGTTGTTAATCATGTGTTGATGTTGCATTATGACTGGCAAAGCTCTGGAAATTGACTCTGACTTAGCTTTGGTGAAAACAGGTGCAAGCAGTGCTCTTACTATTGGGGGGATGTGACATTCCTACTGCTGTTCCCACTGTTGAACTTCCATTCGACAACAAGGTATTTTCTATGCTAATACTATAACCTGCACTTCATAGTTGACGAAACTCTTGGATGACCAGTATAAATTTTTAGGTTGAAGATTTGCCAAAGCAAGCTAATCATTCGAGAAGATTTGCCTCCTTGGTTAGGTTCCGAGAGAAGCGAAAGGAGAGATGTTTTGACAAGAAAATTAGATATAGTGTCAGGAAAGAGGTTGCTCAAAGGTAAAATGATATGCCTTGTTTCCGTTTTTGGTTTTTCTTGACCTTGAGATTTTAACTTGGCAATGATGTTTGATAATGTGAAATTGTCACTTatataaacaaataaataaaagatGACATTGGTAATATAAATTGCTTTTACTTTTGATATTTTATTTAACACACTCTTCCTGTACAAGTGTTGGTATCAATGTCATTTACTGACCAATTTGAACATGATGTTTGTTTGTCCTCAATTTTGCTTCATCTTTGATTTTTTTAGACTACTTCTTTGATAGAACTCATCTAATAGTGTATTTGCAAGATCGGTCCTTATGGTGTCATGCCATCAGCTATGCTCGTCTCTTCTGTTACGTTTTTGATAAGGATCCTGCCTGTGTCATTGGTTTCTCATGCAAAGATTTTGCATATATTAGATGGTGTAGTATTCATCCAAACTGAAAATGAAAAGGACAATAATTTTGATCGGAACTGGTAGTTAGTCTTTTATGAAATAAGAAATATGGACTTGGTCGATTTGTTTCGTAAAAGTAGAATTTAAAGAATTTATCCGTTGAAGTGTCTGTCTATGTGAAAACCAGAGTCTGATTTCTGTTTCATCATGTTCTGAAGGACTGAAACACGACGCCTGTTTTTCTcatcaaaaaagaaagaaaaaagcttCTGGCAAAATTTAGAGCAACTTATTTTCTAAATTTAACAAGAAGCAATTCTGGTACAGATATCGAGGTTTTGAGTAATGAACTTACTTGACGATGTATATTAGGATGCATAGGAAGAATGGTCAGTTTGCATCTTTGAAATCAACTTCTGGATCTTCTAGCTGCGACTCAACCAAGAGTAGCCTTGAAGGAGACGGCACACAACATTCTGAAACTGTGTGAGTTTACGTCTTTTCTCACGTTTGATTCTTCAGCCTCTAGTAACTGCAATTGCCTCCGCTATTACTGCTGAAGACCAATGCTTTTTCCTGCTTGATTTCTTTTTGGATTATTAGTCCTGGAAAGTGTCACCATTGTGGCGTGAGTGAAAATTGTACGCCAGCGATGCGTCGTGGGCCAGATGGACCAAGGACACTCTGCAATGCATGTGGACTAAAGTGGGCAAACAAGGTATGCAAGACATCCTTTTCTCTTTCTGTGTGTTAATGGGCATGAAGTTTCCTGAGCTTTTGGTTCTTCACGTGACACAGCATTCTGCACTCTGTTCATCTTTTTCCCCCCATCCCCCACCTCTTCTTGATAAACCTGCAATAACCTATATTCTGGGTCTGCTCTTTAAAATTGCACGAAGTCGCCTAATCATGTCAGCTGATTTGTACATTCTATTTCTTTTAATCAATATTTGTACATTCTATTTTCTTGGATTTAaaattctttcaagcttttaaTGACCCTGTCTTGTTGGATGTATAGGGAACGTTGAGAGATCTAAGCAAGGGAGGGAGGAAAATTTCTGTTGAACCGACTGAACTTGTATGTTTCATCAGCAAGAATGAGAAATATTTTATTGGTCTGAAGAACTGATTCCTCTATGCTTTATATAGTATCCTGTTATTTGTCTGCATACATGCTATTTCTCCTTCACTCGGAATCACCTGAAATTTTTTAACTTACCCGTCCACCTTAGTGTTCTTGATACATGGGAAGATTAAAGTCTTGCATTTTCATGGGGGAGACATCCATGGATGTCACACGTCCAATTTTGAAGGTGGAAACTTCTCCAGTTGCCAGGATGAACATATATGGAACAACTTTGTACAAAATACTCCACCCAATATGAGCTTAATCATCTCTCAGGCATCTTATGCTGCATGCAGGGAACTCCTGACAATCCCGTGAAGGCATTTGCTGAAGGATCTCTTGACCATTGTGCTGAAGGGGAAAAGGTATGCTTGATTTTGTAAGGCTATGTATTCGATGAACAAATATTTCCTCATATGTTATATTGTATCATGTACTTTTTGATAGCAATGATTGAAGTGCTTCCTCATAGGTTATATTGCAGTACACACTAAATTCAAATTGAAAAAAACACCAAAATATAATGATTAAAAGACAGTGTGAACGAGAAAGAATAACAAACTCACTTCAGAGTTGCAGTAACAAGCACTTAACAAGTTTGTTTAGTCCTAATTCCATTGAGCCAAATGCAATAAAAACAGGACACTGTAGCAGtgtattttcattgttataatCTGTTTTCACCAATTTGTCCAACTAATTTGAAGTTAATCATCATTTGGTTTAAATCTCTATTTAACCAAATGCTCTTTTTAAATCTCTTTGTCTATTTAATCGTCTTGTTGTGATGATGCTCCCCGTCTCAGTGTCACATGGGAGTATTCTATCTTGACACTGGATGCAGATCCCAGAATGAATACTTTGAATTGCAATAGGAAATTTATTCTTAAAGCTTTTACCTTACGGAAACTTTTACTGTTTTGGTTCAGAATCTATTCAGCTCCGGAAGCAATCTTGCAAATGAGATACCTGTGGGTATCATTAGTTCTTCTAGTAATCTTGTTGAGCAGGTAAGAGTAGTTCGTGTGTTTTTTCACTATTACACAGCTTTATTATCTTTATTCTCCTTAATATTATTCATGATAGACTATTTGAATCTGTTTAG
Coding sequences:
- the LOC132627646 gene encoding GATA transcription factor 19-like, whose amino-acid sequence is MMGANPGPLQARRPYEDHAPLMEEEDDEETMGDDVSMTEVLNGGVVEVCRSSELTLAFEGEVYVFPAVTPDKVQAVLLLLGGCDIPTAVPTVELPFDNKVEDLPKQANHSRRFASLVRFREKRKERCFDKKIRYSVRKEVAQRMHRKNGQFASLKSTSGSSSCDSTKSSLEGDGTQHSETVPGKCHHCGVSENCTPAMRRGPDGPRTLCNACGLKWANKGTLRDLSKGGRKISVEPTELGTPDNPVKAFAEGSLDHCAEGEKNLFSSGSNLANEIPVGIISSSSNLVEQETLDFGNDSKTELVIPANFD